The following are encoded together in the Malaya genurostris strain Urasoe2022 chromosome 3, Malgen_1.1, whole genome shotgun sequence genome:
- the LOC131435615 gene encoding chromatin-remodeling complex ATPase chain Iswi: MSKEEETVETADTNENSNESTSDTTSSHTKEPDYDATLETDRSKRFEFLLKQTEIFAHFMQAAPAKGSSPPAKPKGKPKKAEKAAASSVTGDPGDHRHRKTEQEEDEELLAETNVKAKNVFRFESSPPYIKAGEMRDYQIRGLNWMISLYENGINGILADEMGLGKTLQTISLLGYLKNFRNNQGPHIVIVPKSTLQNWVNEFGRWCPSLKAVCLIGDQETRNAFIRDVLMPGEWDVCITSYEMCIREKAVFKKFNWRYMVIDEAHRIKNEKSKLSEILREFKTANRLLLTGTPLQNNLHELWALLNFLLPDIFNSADDFDSWFDANECIGDNKLIERLHAVLKPFLLRRLKSEVEKRLLPKKEVKIFVGLSKMQRDWYTKILMKDIDIVNGAGKMEKMRLQNILMQLRKCTNHPYLFDGAEPGPPYTTDYHLLENSGKMVVLDKLLNKLQEQGSRVLIFSQMTRMLDILEDFCYWRGYQYCRLDGQTPHEDRTKMIDEYNAENSSKFLFMLSTRAGGLGINLATADVVIIYDSDWNPQMDLQAMDRAHRIGQKKQVRVFRLITENTVEEKIVERAEIKLKLDKLVIQQGRLIDNKTNQLNKDEMLNIIRFGANHVFQSKDSEITDEDIDAILEKGETKTQEQHAKLDKLGESSLRSFTLDTENLENRSVYQFEGEDYREKQKLHALGSWIEPPKRERKANYAVDAYFKEALRVAEPKAPKAPRPPKQPIVQDFQFFPPRLFELLDQEIYHYRKSVNYKVPKNPDLGPEATKVQREEQRKIDEADPLTEDEMIEKESLLTQGFTNWNKRDFNQFIKANEKYGRDDIENIAKEVEGKTPEEVMQYSAVFWERCHELQDIERLMGQIERGEAKIQRRASIKKSLDGKMSRYRAPFHQLRISYGNNKGKNYTEEEDRFLVCMLHKLGFDKENVYEELRTAVRSAPQFRFDWFLKSRTALELQRRCNTLITLIERENQELEEKERLEKKKKTGTAGGTQKAAAGKRKAETATTPSDKNTKKKKKS; the protein is encoded by the exons ATGTCCAAGGAAGAGGAAACTGTGGAGACGGCGGACAcaaatgaaaattcg AATGAATCTACTTCGGATACGACGTCGTCCCATACTAAAGAACCCGACTACGATGCAACGTTGGAGACGGACCGGAGTAAACGGTTTGAGTTTCTGTTGAAGCAGACGGAAATTTTCGCTCATTTCATGCAAGCAGCTCCGGCCAAAGGTTCCAGTCCACCGGCTAAACCAAAAGGGAAACCGAAAAAGGCAGAGAAAGCAGCTGCCTCGTCCGTCACTGGAGATCCTGGCGA TCATCGTCATCGCAAGACCGAACAGGAAGAAGATGAGGAATTATTGGCAGAAACGAATGTCAAAGCCAAGAACGTTTTCCGCTTTGAGTCGTCACCGCCGTATATTAAGGCAGGCGAGATGCGAGACTACCAGATCCGTGGGCTGAACTGGATGATTTCGCTTTATGAAAACGGCATTAACGGTATTCTGGCTGATGAAATGGGTTTAGGAAAAACGTTGCAGACAATTTCTTTGCTCGGTTATTTGAAGAACTTTAGGAACAATCAAGGACCGCATATTGTGATCGTACCTAAATCCACATTACAGAATTGGGTCAACGAGTTTGGTCGGTGGTGTCCTTCGTTGAAGGCAGTCTGTCTGATCGGTGACCAGGAAACCAGAAATGCCTTCATTCGAGATGTGTTGATGCCTGGAGAGTGGGATGTCTGCATCACGTCTTACGAGATGTGCATCCGAGAAAAGGCAGTCTTCAAAAAGTTCAATTGGCGATACATGGTTATTGATGAGGCGCATCGTATTAAGAACGAAAAGTCGAAGTTGTCAGAAATCTTGAGAGAATTCAAGACTGCTAATAGACTGCTGTTGACGGGCACTCCGCTGCAGAATAACTTGCACGAGTTGTGGGCACTGCTAAACTTCTTGCTACCGGATATTTTCAACAGTGCTGACGATTTTGATTCCTGGTTTGACGCCAATGAATGCATTGGCGATAACAAGCTAATAGAACGTTTACATGCGGTATTGAAACCGTTCCTCCTACGTCGTTTGAAGTCCGAAGTCGAGAAGCGTTTGCTACCGAAGAAAGAAGTCAAAATTTTTGTAGGACTGTCCAAAATGCAACGCGATTGGTACACTAAAATACTGATGAAAGACATTGACATTGTGAACGGAGCAGGAAAAATGGAAAAGATGCGTCTGCAGAACATTTTGATGCAGTTGCGTAAGTGCACCAACCACCCTTATCTGTTCGATGGAGCGGAACCGGGTCCACCGTACACCACCGATTATCACTTGTTGGAGAACAGTGGAAAGATGGTTGTGCTCGATAAGTTGCTGAACAAACTTCAGGAGCAAGGTTCTCGTGTTCTCATTTTCAGTCAAATGACACGAATGTTGGATATTTTGGAAGATTTTTGCTACTGGCGTGGGTACCAGTACTGCCGTTTAGACGGTCAAACTCCACACGAGGACCGTACAAAAATGATTGATGAGTATAACGCCGAAAACAGTTCAAAGTTTCTCTTCATGTTGTCGACTCGTGCCGGAGGATTGGGTATTAATTTAGCTACCGCTGATGTGGTCATCATTTACGACTCCGATTGGAATCCGCAGATGGATCTGCAGGCAATGGACCGGGCTCATCGAATCGGTcagaaaaaacaggtacgcgtTTTTCGGCTCATCACAGAAAACACCGTTGAGGAAAAAATCGTCGAACGAGCAGAAATCAAGTTGAAATTGGACAAACTCGTAATCCAGCAGGGCCGCCTCATCGACAACAAAACTAATCAACTGAACAAAGATGAAATGCTTAATATCATTCGGTTCGGTGCAAATCACGTATTTCAATCGAAGGATTCCGAAATTACGGATGAAGACATTGATGCGATTTTGGAAAAAGGAGAGACTAAAACTCAAGAACAGCATGCTAAGCTGGATAAACTTGGAGAATCTTCATTGCGCAGTTTCACGTTGGACACGGAAAATTTGGAGAATCGTTCCGTGTATCAGTTTGAGGGTGAGGACTATCGCGAAAAGCAGAAATTGCATGCTCTAGGATCTTGGATAGAGCCACCGAAACGTGAACGTAAAGCTAATTACGCTGTTGATGCTTATTTTAAGGAGGCGCTTCGCGTAGCCGAGCCAAAAGCTCCCAAAGCGCCACGCCCTCCGAAACAGCCGATCGTGCAGGACTTCCAGTTTTTCCCTCCGAGACTATTCGAGCTTTTGGATCAGGAAATCTACCACTATCGCAAATCGGTTAACTATAAAGTGCCGAAGAACCCAGATCTGGGCCCGGAAGCCACCAAGGTTCAACGGGAGGAGCAACGTAAGATTGACGAAGCTGACCCGTTGACGGAGGATGAGATGATTGAGAAAGAATCTCTCCTGACGCAGGGTTTCACCAACTGGAACAAACGCGATtttaaccagtttatcaaagcaaACGAAAAATACGGACGAGATGACATCGAAAATATTGCCAAGGAAGTGGAAGGAAAAACACCGGAGGAAGTGATGCAGTACAGCGCGGTATTCTGGGAGCGCTGTCACGAATTGCAGGACATTGAACGCTTGATGGGACAAATCGAGCGTGGAGAAGCAAAAATTCAGCGCAGAGCTTCGATCAAAAAATCTCTCGACGGAAAG ATGTCACGCTATCGTGCTCCATTCCACCAGTTGCGCATCTCGTATGGTAACAACAAAGGTAAAAATTACACCGAAGAAGAAGATCGGTTCCTGGTTTGCATGCTCCACAAGCTGGGCTTCGATAAGGAGAACGTGTACGAAGAACTTCGAACTGCCGTACGTTCGGCACCTCAGTTCCGGTTTGACTGGTTCCTGAAATCGCGAACCGCCCTGGAGCTGCAACGTCGCTGCAATACGCTGATTACCTTGATCGAACGCGAGAACCAAGAGCTAGAGGAGAAGGAACGGCtggagaagaagaaaaagaccgGTACTGCTGGTGGAACGCAGAAGGCAGCGGCTGGCAAACGGAAGGCAGAAACGGCCACAACACCCAGCGATAAGAACactaagaaaaagaaaaagtctTAA